GGCGTCCTCCAGGACCTGCCACACGCCGATGTGGGCCAGCCCCCGTGCGCCGCCCCCTCCCAGCACCAGCCCGTACCCACTCACATCCGTCTTCCGTGCCCACCGCTGTTCATGGCGTGATTGTAGCCCTGCCAGGGAGCGGGGAATCTTGCGGTTGAGCGTCCTTTACGTCCACCCATTGAGTGTGGTGGCTCCGGTTGCGTTACTGTGTGGGCAATGGCTCTGGCTGGACAGAGGGTGGGCGACGGCGTGCGGTTGATCAGGCCCATCGGCCGGGGCTCCCACAGCCTGGTTTATTTCGCGGTGGATGCCGGCGGGCAGCCCTGTGCGGTCAAGATTTTCCATGCCGACATGCTCGACTTTGCCGAACGCGAATTCGAGCATGCCAGTGGGCTGGAGCATCCCCGGCTGGCCTCGGTGCTGGGCCGCGACACCCTGGAAGGCCGTCCGGTGCTGATCAGTACCCTGGCCCGTGGGGAAGTGCTGTTCTCGCGTTACCTGCGGCGGCCCGCCTTGCAGACCGAGCGTCGCGCCTTTCTACTGACACTGGCGCATCTTCTTGACGCCCTGGCCTACCTGCATTCGCACGGGCTGGTCCACCGCGACATCAAACCGGACAACATCGTGGTGGAGCCCGACGGCAGCGCCAAACTGGTGGATCTAGACCTGTCCGGCCCAGCGCTGGAGGTCTTCCCGGTGCCTACCCGTGTCGGTACAGCAGTCTTCCAGAGTCCCGAAGCCGCGCGCGGCGAACCGCTGGGGCCGGAGGCGGACCTGTACGGCGTGGGCATGCTGCTGGGCTGGGCCCTTTTCGGCTCGCTGCCGGACCCCAAGGGTTCCGCACCGTATCATCCGGATCCGTTGTGTTCGCTGTACCTGACCCTGACGCGCCAGGACCGCCAGCGGCGCCCGGGCGACGCCGCCTGGGTCCGCGAAAGGATTCTGAAGCTGTCCAGTCTGGACTTCTGAACAGGCGGTCTGAGACCCGCTGGCGGCCGATACAGGAAGCCGCCAGCGGGAAGAAAGCCCCCTGGCGACTCTGGCCCGCCGCTTCTAACCCAGCAAGATTCGAGCTTCGTTGGGCCGCAGGTTCGCGCCGCTGGCGGGGCGGTCGTTCAGCGAGCTGAGCAGAAGCTGGCCTGTCGTCAGAGCGCCCATGTCATGCTCGCCCGCCCCGAAGTTGAGGAGGACGGTAACCGTTTCGTTGGCGAGCGTGCGACGGAAGACGAACACATCGTCGTGACTGCTGTCCAGACTGTGGTAGTCACCACCCACCAATGCGGGGTGCTCCCGCCGCAGCTGCGTCAGGGCGCGGAAGTAGTTCAGCTCGCTATGCGGATCAGCTTCCTGCGCCTGCACGTTCACGGCTGTGAAATCGTCGGCCAGAGGCAGCCACGGCGTCGCCCCCGCAGGAGCAAAGCCGGCGTTGGGCGAGGCGTCCCATTGCATGGGGGTGCGCTCCGGATCGCGGCTGGCGGCGGGTGAGTCGGGCTGCTGAAGTCCGGCCGGGTCAACCATGCGCTCCAGGGGAATGTGGACGTTTTCCATGCCGATCTCGTCGCCGTAATACACGGTGGGGGTCCCGCGCAGGGTCAGCAGCAGGGTCTGGGCCACACGGTACTGGGCCGCGCCCACCCGCGACTTGAAGCGGTGTTGATCGTGGTTGCCCAGCACCCAGTTGGGCCAGGTGCCGAGTCGGCGGCAGGCGGCGTCGTAGTCGTCGGCAAAGGCACGCACCGCCCCCGCCTGCCAGGGCCGCAGGATCAGGTGAAAGTTGAAAGGCAGATGCACCATGGCGGCGTCGGGCGTTCCGGCGTACGGCAACAGCTGATCCACCGGTAGGTAGATCTCGCCCACCATCATGCGGTCGTCGAATTCATCCAGCACCCTTCTCATTTCGCGGATGTACTGGTGCGTCTCCGGCTGATCCTGGGTGTAGATGTGTTGAACGCTGTTGTGCTCAATATCTCCCGGTTTCCAGTCAGGGTTGATGGGCTCGTCCAGAAAGCGTTCGTCCTCGGCCAGCAGCCAGATGACGTCCACCCGGAAACCGTCCACGCCCCGGCGCATCCAGAAGCGCAGGACGTCGAACATGGCTTCCCGCACTGCCGGGTTGCGCCAGTTCAGGTCCGGCTGGCTGGGCAGAAACTGGTGCAGGTAGTATTGCCCGCTGGCCTCGTCGAGGGTCCAGGCCGGGCCACCGAAAAAGGACTTCCAGTTGTTGGGCACCGCGCCGTCCGGCGCCGGGTCGCGCCACACGTACCAGTCGCGTTTCTCGCTGTCCTTCCCTGCCAGTGCCTCCTGGAACCACGCGTGATTCGAGGACGTGTGGTTGGGCACGTAGTCCAGCATGACCTTCAGGCCCAGGCTGTGCGCCTCCTTCACCAGGGCGTCGAAGTCGGCCAGATTGCCGAACAGCGGATCGATGTCGCAGTAGTCGGCCACGTCGTAGCCGAAGTCGCGCATGGGAGAGGTGAAAATAGGCGAGAGCCACGCGGCTTCCACTCCCAGGCTTTTCAGGTAAGGCAGCCGCGCCGTGACGCCGCGCAGATCGCCCACGCCGTCGCCGTCACTGTCCTGAAATGAACGCGGGTAGATCTGGTAGATGATGCCGCTCTGCCACCACTTCAGATCCTGTGCTGCCGTGTGGGTCTGGCCTGACTCTGAATCGCGCATGCGTACAGGCTAGCAGGAAATCATTAATGACTTAAACGATTCAGATCATTTGGTATGGATATTGGTTGCTCAGGTTCAGAAGGGCTCAACCGAGAGCTTCACAGCTCAATGGGCTTTGCTGTCCGGCAGTCAGTTCGCAGGCGTGTCGCTGCCCAGCCGCACTGTGACATCCGCTCCGGGCACACCCGGAGCCTGGATCACTTGACCGTGACCCACATCGCGCAGGATCCGGTCTGCCTGTGGTCCGGTGACCGTGGTCACGGCGCTGGCCTGCGGGCCGTTGGACACGCTGACCTGCAAGTATCCCAGGCTCTCCAGGCGGTCTTTCAGCCGGCGGGCGCTGCCAGCGGGGGCAGCCGTATTGATCACGGCAATGCTCAGGCGGCGCGGGTCGTTGGGGTCAGTGAAGTTCTGATCGACCAGCTGGGCCAGCGCAATGCGATCTGCCACCCAGGTTCCCCCCCCGCCGAAATCTCCGGGAACGGTGTGCATGCTGACCTTGGGGCCGCTCAGGGCCGCCCCGAGGATCCCGGCCACCTGCTCCCGGCTGAGGTTGCTCTTCATATTGCTGTCCACCGCGCCCACCATCCCGGGCAAGCGCCACCAGTTGAGGGGGTTCTTGACCTTGTTCAGCAACGCGCCCAAGAAGTTCTGCTGTCGCGCCACCCGGCCGATGTCGCCCAGATTGTCCTTGCGAAAGCGCAGGTAGCCCTCGGCCTCCTCGCCCGTCAGGTGCTGGCGGCCCGCCTGGAGGTCGATGTGCAGCTTGCCTGCGTTGTCGTCATACTTCATGTCCTGGGCCACGTCCAGCGTCACGCCACCCGCCGCCTCCGTCATGGCGCGCATGGCGTTCAACGACAGCAGGGCGTAGGCGTCCACCTTGATGCCTGTCAGGTTCTGCACCGCGCCCATCAGTGTTTCTGGGCCGCCGTGGGGATTCGAGCCGTTGATCTTGCCCCAGCCGTACTGCGGAACATTGACCCAGGTGTCGCGCGGAATGCTGAGCATGTTGGTGGTGCCGTCTGGCCGCAGCTGGGCCAGCACAATGGTGTCGGTCAGACCGCTGTAATCCTCGGGGCGGGCGGGCCAAGGCCACACTGGGGCCCGGTCATCGTATTTGGGGGTCACGCCCGCCAGCAGTACGGTCACCGGCCCATCGGGTTTACGGGGAACGGTTCCATACCGCGCCAGAAAAGGAAAGGCAGGAGCCGCCACCGCCACCACACCCGCCAGAACCACCAGACCGATCACACGCCGCCGCACGCTCCGAGCATAGCGGCTACGAGGTAAGGACCGCGAGCGTCTTTCGGATGAGCCAGCAGGTTTCGCGATATGGGAGCCTCCGAAATCAGAAGGTAAAAAAGAGAAGGACGGACCTCTGCAGGTCCGCCCCCTTATCTTCGGTGGCTCAGTTCAGCGTGATCTTGTTGGCGGTCAGCGTGTTGGCCGAGCTGTCGACCTCACCCTCAACTGCCACGTTGGCATTGGCGCGGTCGGTGCCGAAGAACTCCTCGGCAGTGGTCACGGTGCCCTCGAAAACAGTGTCCGGCGTGACTGTCACGGCGTAGTTGGCGTCGTTCTCGTTGAGCGTGAAGGTCTGAGCGGTGCCATCAAAATCTGTGACGGTGCCTTCCAGGCCATCGCCGACGGCCATGTCGGTTTCCTCACTGGCGTTGGCGTCGTCGGCGTTGGTCAGTGTGCTGTCCACGCCAGGATCAGCGGCGTCATCAGTGGCCCCTTCACCCTCGGCAATGGGGTTATCAATTCCAGCGTCGTCAGTGCCAACCGTATCATCGGTCACCGCAGTATCGTCGGTGGCAATCGTGTCGTCCGTGGTCGTGGTGGCGTCAGTGGCGGTGGTATCGGTCACGGTTGTGTCGGGCACTGCCGCGTCGGTGGTGGTCGTCTCTGTGGTTGTGGTGGTCTCGCTCTTGGGGGTGCAGGCGGCCAACATGGAGCCAGTCAACAGGATAAGCAGGATGTTTTTCATAACTTGATTGTCTGACGGAAGCATCATGCTCTTGTGAAAAGAACTGGAGCTAACCTTTACCCTGACCCACAGACCATTAAGAATTGACCAGCGTAGCGGTCGTAACGCACGCCCCAACGGGTGTCGGTTCCAGTGAAGCGAGGCGGAATTGATGGGCCGTTAGCTGAAGTCCGACTCTTCTGATTCCAGTTCAATGCTGCCGTCGCAAAGTCTCCACGATCCCGAGTTATGTGTCGAAGGTGAACTCGCCCTGCGAGAGACCAACGGTCACCACACCCCCCGTCTGTAGCGCGCCGAACAGCAATTCATCGGCCAGCGGGCGCTTGAGGCGTTCCTCGATCACGCGGGCCAGTGGGCGGGCTCCCATCTGCGGGTCATAGCCCAGTTCAGCCAGGCGGGCGCGGGCCTCCGGAGACACCCGGACGGTCACACCCCGCTCGGCCAACTGTGCTTCCAACTCGCGCAGGAACTTGTCGACGATCCCGGCCATTACCTCGCGCGATAGCGGGCGGAAATAGAGCACGGCGTCCAGGCGGTTGCGGAATTCCGGGGTGAAGGTGCGCTTGATCGCCTCGGCCTCCTCGCCTGCCCGGCCCTCGCGCCCGAAGCCCAGGGCCGGGCGGCTCGCGTCGGCGGCCCCGGCGTTGGTGGTAAAGACCAGGATCAGGCCTCGCCCATCCACCCGCTTACCTGCGTGATCGGTCAGGGTGCCGTGATCCATCAGTTGCAGGAAGATGTTGTACACGTCCGGATGCGCCTTCTCGATCTCGTCGAGCAGCAGCACCGCGTGAGGATTCTTCGCCACAGCGTCGGTGAGGAGGCCACCCTGATCGAAGCCCACGTAGCCGGGAGGTGCCCCAATCAGCCGCGCCACCGTGTGGGCCTCCTGATACTCGGACATGTCGAAGCGGGCGAGGTGGATGCCCAGCCGGTCTGCCAGCGCGCGGGCCAGCTCGGTCTTGCCCACACCCGTCGGTCCGGCGAACAGGAACGCCCCCTGCGGTTTTTGCGGATCACGCAGCCCCGCGCGGGCCAGTTTGACAGCGCTGGCAACGGCCCCCACCGCTGCGTCCTGCCCATAGACCCGTCCCTTCAAATCCGCTTCCAGCGTGGCCAGAGACTGCACCTCCTCCGACTTGACCGCGCCCACGGGGACGCGGGCCATCCGGGCGATGGTGGCCTCGATGTCGGTCACGTCGATCTGGCCGCCCGTCCCGGCGCTGCTGCGGGCCGCCCCGGCCTCGTCAATCACATCGATGGCCTTGTCGGGAAGGAAACGGTCTCGCAGGTGGCGTACGCTCAGGCGCACGGCAGCGTCCAGGGCCTCCGGGGTATAGCTGACGCTGTGGTGCTGGGCGTACTTGGAGGCCAGCCCGCGCAGAATCTCCAGTGCGTCCACCTCGGACGGCTCGGCCACCTCCACAGTCTGGAAGCGTCGCCACAGCGCCCGGTCTTTTTCCAGGTGGCGCAGTTCGGCGGGCGTGGTGGCCCCCAGGACCCGCAATCCACCGCGGGCCAGCGCGGGTTTAAGGAGGTTGGCGGCGTCCACGCTGCCGCCCTCGGTGGCTCCCGCCCCCACCAGGGTATGCAGCTCGTCAATGAACAGCACGCTGTTCTTGCCGTCCAGCGCTGCCAGCACCGCCTTGAGCCTTGCCTCGAAGTCGCCCCGGTAGCGGGTGCCGGCCAGCAGCGCCCCCAGATCGAGGGCATACACCGACGCGCCCTTCAGAAAGCCGGGGGCCAGGCCGTCGGCCACCCTCTGTGCCAGTCCCTCGGCCAGAGCGGTTTTGCCCACGCCCGGCTCACCCACCAGCACAGGATTGTTCTTGCCGCGCCGCGCCAGGATGTGCACCGTGCGCGTCAGTTCGGCCTCACGCCCAATCACAGGGTCAAATTCGCCCGCTTTGGCGGCGGCGGTCAGGTCCTGCGTATACGCCTCCAGCGGGTCCTGCTCGGCCTCGGCCTCCGGCGCACCCTCTTCCACGCCCGCCACCCGGCGCTCCCGGCTGCGGCCCTCCACCTTGGTCCTGCCATGTGACACGTAGTCCAGCACGTCCAGCCGGGTCACGCCCTGGGCCTCCAGAGCGGCGCGGGCGGGGGAGTCGGCCTCCTCCAGCAGTTCCACAAGCACGCGCGCTCCATCGGCATTCTCCTGGCCCTTGCCGCTGGCGTGCAGTTGCAGAATCGCGCCCTGCACCACGCGGTGAAAACCGAGGGTAAAGTCCGGCTCGGCGTCTTCCACCGATTCCAGAGCCTCCAGCTGCGCTTCCAGCTCGTCGCGCAGGCGCTCCACGTCCGCGCCCACGGCCAGCAACGCCTCGCGGCCCTCAGGATCATGCGTCAGTGCCAGCAGCAGGTGTTCAAGAGTCACGTATTCGTGTCCCGCGCTCCGCGCGTAGTCTGCGGCGCGGGCGATGGTGACTTGCAGGTGATCGCCGATCATTCCTCTACCTCCGGTTCCGCCACCACGCGCAGTGGATGGCCCTCCTGGCGGGCGTGGGCCGTGACCTGCGCCACCTTAGTCTCGGCCACGTCGCGGGTATAGACTCCGGCCACCCCCTGGCCCTTGTGGTGGACCGCCAACATGATCATCTCTGCCTCTGCCTGGGCCTTGCGGAAGTACTGGGACAGCACCATCACCACAAAATCCATCGGGGTGTAATCGTCGTTGAGGAGCAGCACACGGTACAGCCTGGGACGCTGGGTCGTGGTGCGTTCTAGGGTCTGGGTGCGGCCTTGTTCGTCACGGCCACCGTCACGGCGCGTCATGCGGGGAGTGTAGCGGGCACGGCGGATGGATGACGGGGCAAGGGTTACGGTGGGCCGCTCAGGAGGACAGGTTCGGCCCTGGCCTGCGTTACGCCATTTCGCCTACTCGCGCCTTGAAATCCGTTTCCGGCGTATTCTGACTGTACTTATGACCCATTCATTGCCGGACGCCTCGGTTCACGTCCGCGACCTGAAAAAACAGTATGCCGTCCACGAGAAGGAGCCGGGGTTCATGGGCAGCCTGCGCAGCTTCGTGAGCCGCAAGACGAAGTACGTGGAGGCTGTGCGGGGTGTGTCTTTCGAGCTTGCGCCCGGCGAGGTGGTGGGATTCCTGGGGCCGAACGGGGCGGGCAAGACCACAACGCTCAAGATGCTCTCGGGGTTGTTGCATCCCTCAGACGGCATGGCCAGAATCGC
This genomic interval from Deinococcus humi contains the following:
- a CDS encoding serine/threonine-protein kinase, producing MALAGQRVGDGVRLIRPIGRGSHSLVYFAVDAGGQPCAVKIFHADMLDFAEREFEHASGLEHPRLASVLGRDTLEGRPVLISTLARGEVLFSRYLRRPALQTERRAFLLTLAHLLDALAYLHSHGLVHRDIKPDNIVVEPDGSAKLVDLDLSGPALEVFPVPTRVGTAVFQSPEAARGEPLGPEADLYGVGMLLGWALFGSLPDPKGSAPYHPDPLCSLYLTLTRQDRQRRPGDAAWVRERILKLSSLDF
- a CDS encoding alpha-amylase family glycosyl hydrolase → MRDSESGQTHTAAQDLKWWQSGIIYQIYPRSFQDSDGDGVGDLRGVTARLPYLKSLGVEAAWLSPIFTSPMRDFGYDVADYCDIDPLFGNLADFDALVKEAHSLGLKVMLDYVPNHTSSNHAWFQEALAGKDSEKRDWYVWRDPAPDGAVPNNWKSFFGGPAWTLDEASGQYYLHQFLPSQPDLNWRNPAVREAMFDVLRFWMRRGVDGFRVDVIWLLAEDERFLDEPINPDWKPGDIEHNSVQHIYTQDQPETHQYIREMRRVLDEFDDRMMVGEIYLPVDQLLPYAGTPDAAMVHLPFNFHLILRPWQAGAVRAFADDYDAACRRLGTWPNWVLGNHDQHRFKSRVGAAQYRVAQTLLLTLRGTPTVYYGDEIGMENVHIPLERMVDPAGLQQPDSPAASRDPERTPMQWDASPNAGFAPAGATPWLPLADDFTAVNVQAQEADPHSELNYFRALTQLRREHPALVGGDYHSLDSSHDDVFVFRRTLANETVTVLLNFGAGEHDMGALTTGQLLLSSLNDRPASGANLRPNEARILLG
- a CDS encoding LCP family protein, whose translation is MRRRVIGLVVLAGVVAVAAPAFPFLARYGTVPRKPDGPVTVLLAGVTPKYDDRAPVWPWPARPEDYSGLTDTIVLAQLRPDGTTNMLSIPRDTWVNVPQYGWGKINGSNPHGGPETLMGAVQNLTGIKVDAYALLSLNAMRAMTEAAGGVTLDVAQDMKYDDNAGKLHIDLQAGRQHLTGEEAEGYLRFRKDNLGDIGRVARQQNFLGALLNKVKNPLNWWRLPGMVGAVDSNMKSNLSREQVAGILGAALSGPKVSMHTVPGDFGGGGTWVADRIALAQLVDQNFTDPNDPRRLSIAVINTAAPAGSARRLKDRLESLGYLQVSVSNGPQASAVTTVTGPQADRILRDVGHGQVIQAPGVPGADVTVRLGSDTPAN
- a CDS encoding AAA family ATPase — its product is MIGDHLQVTIARAADYARSAGHEYVTLEHLLLALTHDPEGREALLAVGADVERLRDELEAQLEALESVEDAEPDFTLGFHRVVQGAILQLHASGKGQENADGARVLVELLEEADSPARAALEAQGVTRLDVLDYVSHGRTKVEGRSRERRVAGVEEGAPEAEAEQDPLEAYTQDLTAAAKAGEFDPVIGREAELTRTVHILARRGKNNPVLVGEPGVGKTALAEGLAQRVADGLAPGFLKGASVYALDLGALLAGTRYRGDFEARLKAVLAALDGKNSVLFIDELHTLVGAGATEGGSVDAANLLKPALARGGLRVLGATTPAELRHLEKDRALWRRFQTVEVAEPSEVDALEILRGLASKYAQHHSVSYTPEALDAAVRLSVRHLRDRFLPDKAIDVIDEAGAARSSAGTGGQIDVTDIEATIARMARVPVGAVKSEEVQSLATLEADLKGRVYGQDAAVGAVASAVKLARAGLRDPQKPQGAFLFAGPTGVGKTELARALADRLGIHLARFDMSEYQEAHTVARLIGAPPGYVGFDQGGLLTDAVAKNPHAVLLLDEIEKAHPDVYNIFLQLMDHGTLTDHAGKRVDGRGLILVFTTNAGAADASRPALGFGREGRAGEEAEAIKRTFTPEFRNRLDAVLYFRPLSREVMAGIVDKFLRELEAQLAERGVTVRVSPEARARLAELGYDPQMGARPLARVIEERLKRPLADELLFGALQTGGVVTVGLSQGEFTFDT
- the clpS gene encoding ATP-dependent Clp protease adapter ClpS, translating into MTRRDGGRDEQGRTQTLERTTTQRPRLYRVLLLNDDYTPMDFVVMVLSQYFRKAQAEAEMIMLAVHHKGQGVAGVYTRDVAETKVAQVTAHARQEGHPLRVVAEPEVEE